Proteins found in one Bacteroidales bacterium WCE2008 genomic segment:
- a CDS encoding TonB-linked outer membrane protein, SusC/RagA family — MVLVACILGMSTAIAQNRAISGVVVDQAGVPVIGASVIVVGNSSNGTITDIDGHFSMTVPAGASVTVSSLGYKSIVASIGDQSEYRFVLQEDTESIEETVVIGYGVQKKSDLTGSVASVRSDDLKNRSTSDAAAALQGKAAGVQILNNSGAPGQGAQIRVRGVSSNTNKADALGPLLIVDGLRVDNIQYLDPSMIESMEILKDAASAAIYGAEAGNGVVLITTKTGASNKGRSSITYDFKFTNQRLGKRAEILNTNDYIEYQKAISQLAESDVEKVWDGKQHNWFDAVFEPSWAKQHGITFQGGNNRGNFLAAINYLDNDGIVKGKQDVYKRLLFQFNADYKIKDWLTVGTNNTVEKWSRKSVSTASYGSLFNSVMSLDPLTPPYYKSPDEFANEMKTAFLDNPDRILIDPENGLYYATSKYLVESTGNPLLQRDRTQSTDGGITLRGTSFINFTPLKGIVFTSRLGYRISQGNTHSYSAPYYATSMANSAEYSISATTKTAYDYQWENFLNLNKDFGKHTVGAMAGMSFVEKNDDNGFISAQGVDILRGYESNFRYVKYILDSATKKIEAPGSNAPSVKRNISYFGRVSYSYDNRYFLQTNFRADAFDLSYLSKQNRWGYFPSFSAGWNISNESFFKDNVSPDAVSFLKFRGSWGQNGNVAVLGNYDHAATIKLNSQWYQYDPATGAQSLGSGPSGLPNPKLTWETSEQIDLGIEGRFFRDRLSASVVYYDKKTKDLLTTIKPPCFIGEKSTVINAGDVVNRGIEIELGWKDHIGDLNYSINANLSTLHNEVTYLHSSLARQEGTVGGVSGLNNKIRTAFEVGHKVWYFRGYKFAGVDSEGRATYYDKNGKVVNSVGDEDLQDIGAALPDVLYGFTINLDYKGFDLSIYGTGTAGNDIFSLLYNADRPKANCLDHYWKDSWTPKNTGAKYPAASIVANDWMFWSSDASLFNGSYLKIKQIQLGYTLPAKISRKALIENLRCFVSLDDFFTFSNYPGCDPETATTTSVRDMGYDCGNYPTTKKIVLGLNITF, encoded by the coding sequence ATGGTTCTTGTCGCGTGTATTCTGGGGATGAGTACAGCCATCGCCCAGAATCGTGCTATCAGTGGTGTTGTCGTTGACCAGGCTGGTGTACCTGTAATCGGTGCATCTGTCATTGTTGTCGGCAATTCCAGCAATGGTACAATCACTGACATCGACGGACATTTTTCTATGACTGTCCCTGCCGGTGCAAGTGTTACCGTATCTAGCCTAGGCTACAAATCGATTGTAGCTTCTATCGGAGATCAGTCCGAGTACAGATTCGTTCTTCAGGAAGACACTGAATCTATCGAAGAGACCGTCGTTATCGGTTACGGTGTCCAGAAGAAGAGCGACCTTACCGGTTCAGTCGCATCCGTGAGATCCGATGACCTTAAAAACCGTTCGACTTCAGACGCTGCCGCCGCCCTTCAGGGAAAGGCTGCCGGTGTCCAGATCCTCAACAACTCCGGTGCTCCTGGTCAAGGTGCACAGATCCGTGTCCGTGGTGTGTCATCCAACACTAATAAGGCTGATGCTCTTGGACCGCTCCTTATCGTGGATGGTCTCAGGGTTGACAACATCCAGTACCTCGATCCTTCCATGATCGAGTCTATGGAGATTCTTAAGGATGCCGCTTCAGCCGCTATCTACGGTGCCGAGGCTGGTAATGGTGTTGTCCTCATCACCACCAAGACCGGTGCTTCCAACAAGGGAAGATCTTCCATTACCTATGATTTCAAGTTCACTAACCAGAGACTTGGGAAAAGGGCCGAGATTCTAAATACCAACGATTATATCGAGTATCAGAAGGCTATCAGTCAGCTTGCTGAGTCAGATGTTGAAAAAGTGTGGGACGGAAAGCAGCACAACTGGTTCGATGCAGTATTCGAGCCAAGCTGGGCTAAGCAGCACGGAATCACCTTCCAGGGTGGAAACAACAGAGGTAACTTCCTCGCAGCCATCAACTATCTTGACAATGACGGTATCGTCAAAGGAAAGCAGGATGTTTACAAGCGTCTTCTCTTCCAGTTCAATGCCGACTATAAGATCAAGGACTGGCTTACCGTGGGAACCAATAACACCGTTGAAAAATGGTCAAGAAAGTCTGTTTCTACAGCTTCTTACGGTTCCCTCTTCAACTCAGTGATGTCCCTCGACCCTCTTACTCCTCCTTACTACAAAAGTCCGGACGAGTTCGCTAACGAGATGAAGACTGCATTTCTCGATAATCCTGACAGAATCCTTATCGATCCTGAGAATGGTCTCTACTATGCAACGTCCAAATATCTTGTCGAGTCTACCGGTAACCCTCTCCTCCAGAGAGACCGTACCCAGTCTACCGATGGCGGTATAACCCTCCGCGGTACTTCGTTCATCAACTTTACTCCGCTCAAGGGTATTGTATTCACTTCACGTTTAGGTTACAGAATTAGCCAGGGTAATACCCACAGCTATTCCGCTCCTTACTATGCCACCTCAATGGCCAACTCTGCCGAATATAGCATTTCTGCGACCACCAAAACCGCTTACGACTATCAGTGGGAGAACTTCTTGAACCTCAACAAGGATTTCGGAAAGCATACAGTAGGTGCAATGGCCGGTATGTCATTCGTAGAGAAAAACGACGATAACGGATTTATCTCTGCACAGGGTGTCGACATCCTCAGAGGTTACGAGTCTAACTTCCGTTATGTGAAATATATCCTCGACTCTGCTACAAAGAAGATTGAAGCTCCTGGTTCCAATGCTCCTAGTGTTAAAAGAAACATTTCTTATTTCGGTCGTGTCTCATATTCATATGACAACAGGTACTTCCTCCAGACCAACTTCCGTGCAGATGCATTCGACCTTTCCTATCTCTCAAAGCAGAACCGCTGGGGTTACTTCCCTTCATTCTCTGCCGGTTGGAACATATCTAACGAAAGCTTCTTCAAGGACAATGTCTCACCTGACGCAGTTTCATTCCTCAAGTTCCGTGGATCATGGGGCCAGAATGGTAACGTAGCCGTGCTCGGTAACTACGATCACGCCGCAACTATTAAGCTGAACTCACAGTGGTATCAGTATGATCCTGCAACGGGTGCCCAGTCCCTCGGTTCCGGTCCTTCAGGCCTTCCTAACCCTAAGCTTACCTGGGAGACCTCCGAGCAGATCGACCTCGGTATCGAAGGCCGTTTCTTCAGAGACAGACTTTCTGCATCCGTAGTTTACTATGACAAGAAGACCAAAGACCTTCTTACCACTATCAAACCACCTTGCTTCATCGGTGAAAAGAGTACTGTGATAAATGCCGGTGATGTTGTCAACAGAGGTATTGAGATTGAACTCGGATGGAAAGACCATATCGGCGATCTCAACTACAGCATCAACGCCAACTTGTCAACCCTTCACAACGAGGTTACTTACCTCCACTCTTCTCTGGCTCGCCAGGAAGGTACTGTCGGTGGTGTATCCGGACTTAATAACAAGATCCGTACAGCATTCGAGGTTGGCCACAAGGTATGGTACTTCCGCGGCTATAAGTTTGCCGGCGTAGACTCAGAAGGTCGTGCTACTTATTACGACAAGAATGGTAAAGTTGTGAACAGCGTGGGTGACGAGGATCTCCAGGATATCGGAGCAGCTCTTCCTGACGTACTTTATGGTTTCACAATCAATCTCGACTACAAGGGCTTCGACCTCAGTATTTATGGAACAGGAACAGCCGGAAACGATATCTTCTCCCTCCTCTACAATGCAGACCGTCCTAAGGCAAACTGCCTTGACCATTACTGGAAGGACTCATGGACTCCTAAGAATACCGGTGCCAAGTATCCGGCAGCTTCAATCGTAGCTAATGACTGGATGTTCTGGAGTTCTGATGCCTCTCTCTTCAATGGCTCTTATCTTAAGATCAAGCAGATTCAGCTCGGTTATACCCTTCCTGCCAAGATCTCCAGAAAGGCCCTCATTGAAAACCTCAGATGCTTCGTTTCCCTTGACGACTTCTTCACATTCTCTAATTACCCTGGCTGCGACCCGGAGACCGCTACAACGACAAGCGTTCGGGATATGGGTTATGACTGCGGTAACTACCCTACAACCAAGAAGATCGTCCTCGGTCTTAACATAACATTCTAA
- a CDS encoding Starch-binding associating with outer membrane: MKKIIIPALLAVATLFSACSESLLDIEQKGVVDVDSFYKTDADAEAALVAAYQGFLWNICSKEGGNIYAPIHAVFNLCGDDMYAAGESFGDNDFMGAMNEFRYDTGSEVVRNAFQNIYYAMYYANLVIDHVKDADSKTKKRCVAEARVLRAYEHLLLAIGWNCPPRIDHVLAATDLPYNCDKDPENPMTHNELLEWIAKECDDAEADLDPRNGPTDKKGAVKVTKGFANAVAGKARLFAGDYAGAKASLEKVIKSDNYALVPPERYAENFHASGDANEEKIFEANLQTADGISVWWDIVDRSTWMEANIWNWRGDHFKVSPSVAYSSIDGWGGCGVPQEFGDEFYANDGDSPRFKASLISIEDVVYNLNYPAVVDEKTKKAWADMTLEDKKQCAEIGIDNRGLYGQSTWLPLKPICTPEDLVGPGQNIRVNNFVIMRYAEVLLMYAEACLQTGDTQGAKDAINLVQKHAGSATISDTVDMEVLEREKKFELWLEGCRWADMVRWGHFDGVKTAGQRVPTLYDAMSKDGESAHRFYTVYSYPAMEIRKTETGFKAGKHEYFPYPEAETSLNPNLTQNPGWE; the protein is encoded by the coding sequence ATGAAAAAAATAATCATACCAGCACTTCTGGCCGTTGCGACTCTCTTCTCTGCCTGCAGTGAAAGCCTGCTCGATATCGAGCAGAAAGGTGTAGTCGATGTCGATTCTTTCTATAAGACCGATGCCGATGCAGAAGCCGCTCTTGTTGCTGCTTACCAGGGCTTCCTCTGGAATATCTGTTCCAAGGAAGGTGGTAACATCTACGCTCCTATCCACGCAGTCTTCAACCTCTGCGGCGACGATATGTATGCTGCAGGTGAAAGCTTCGGTGATAATGACTTCATGGGCGCCATGAACGAATTCCGTTACGATACCGGTAGCGAAGTCGTCAGAAACGCTTTCCAGAATATCTACTATGCAATGTATTACGCCAACCTCGTAATCGATCACGTAAAGGACGCTGACAGCAAGACAAAGAAGCGTTGCGTCGCCGAGGCCCGCGTTCTCCGTGCATACGAGCATCTCCTTCTCGCAATCGGCTGGAACTGCCCTCCAAGAATAGACCATGTTCTTGCAGCTACCGACCTCCCTTACAACTGCGACAAGGATCCTGAGAATCCTATGACCCATAACGAACTCCTCGAGTGGATTGCGAAAGAGTGCGATGACGCTGAAGCAGACCTCGATCCACGTAATGGACCGACCGACAAGAAGGGCGCCGTCAAGGTTACCAAGGGCTTTGCAAACGCCGTTGCAGGAAAGGCCCGTCTTTTCGCAGGCGACTATGCAGGTGCCAAGGCTTCTCTCGAGAAGGTCATCAAGTCTGATAATTATGCGCTTGTTCCGCCTGAGAGATATGCCGAGAACTTCCACGCTTCCGGTGACGCCAACGAAGAGAAGATCTTCGAGGCCAACCTCCAGACAGCTGATGGTATCAGCGTATGGTGGGATATCGTCGACCGTTCAACCTGGATGGAAGCTAACATCTGGAACTGGCGTGGCGACCACTTCAAGGTATCTCCTTCTGTAGCATATTCTTCTATCGACGGATGGGGCGGCTGCGGCGTGCCTCAGGAGTTCGGTGACGAGTTCTATGCGAACGATGGCGATTCACCTCGTTTCAAAGCTTCTCTCATCAGCATTGAAGATGTAGTCTATAATCTCAACTACCCTGCAGTAGTCGACGAAAAGACCAAAAAGGCATGGGCTGACATGACTCTCGAAGACAAGAAGCAATGCGCTGAGATCGGAATCGACAACAGAGGACTTTACGGTCAGTCGACATGGCTCCCTCTCAAGCCTATCTGTACTCCTGAAGACCTCGTTGGTCCTGGACAGAATATCCGTGTCAACAACTTCGTCATAATGCGTTATGCTGAGGTCCTCCTCATGTATGCTGAGGCTTGTCTCCAGACCGGTGACACCCAGGGTGCTAAGGATGCCATCAACTTAGTTCAGAAACATGCCGGATCTGCAACCATCAGCGACACCGTAGATATGGAAGTTCTCGAGAGAGAGAAGAAGTTCGAGCTCTGGCTCGAAGGCTGCCGCTGGGCTGATATGGTCCGCTGGGGTCACTTCGACGGTGTCAAGACTGCAGGTCAGCGCGTTCCTACCCTTTATGACGCAATGTCTAAGGATGGTGAGTCTGCACATAGATTCTACACAGTCTACTCATATCCTGCAATGGAGATCCGTAAGACTGAAACCGGATTCAAGGCCGGAAAGCATGAATACTTCCCTTATCCTGAGGCTGAAACCTCTCTTAACCCTAATCTTACCCAGAACCCGGGTTGGGAATAG
- a CDS encoding Enterochelin esterase, producing the protein MIKKLIIFPALLLSLACLAQNPVIRNQYTADPTARVFNGKVYLYPSHDIISPVAPERKWFCMEDYHVFSSEDLVNWRDHGVILSQENVPWGNPAGYSMWAPDCVYKDGKYYFAFPNAPKNGRGFGIGIATADSPEGPFTPEPEAIKGVFGIDPCILVDKDGSAYLYWQGMGICVAKMTDDLKAIEGRPTRLDADFPAGQKEGPFAFERNGHYYLTYPWVREKNGTETLAYAMSDNPMGPFEYKGVFMVESPTGCWTNHHSFVEYKGEWYLFYHHNDYSPNFDKNRSVRIDRVTFNEDGTINPVTPTLRGVGLVKAESMIQVDRYSDAFEASVEYHDTTNYFAGWYLTLAKEGSWSTFNDVDSGFYTPAEAVVRARSGQGGAFRIVVDGKTVAEVEVPAGSAWSEVKAPVSGDLSGVRNLRFELVRGALDIDWIRFAKFSRVNPPEGVSAENNIPGAIYPCVDSEGRATFTLMAPDAKEVAADICGVVYPMTKNAEGLWKVTTDPIVVGPHYYRLVVDGVRMNDPNVYTVYGSGSSFSLLEIPEPAEDAAYYKFNPSVPHGQVRECQYWSPSHNRMRRCYVYTPAGYEKSKKRYPYFILQHGMAENETGWHEQGKMANIMDNAIASGKAVPMVVVMDNGDCDYGMGAIPGEDMMSFGASFETVVLDELIPYVENTFRVYTDRKHRAIAGLSWGGHQAFEIGLAHTDLFSGIGAFSGAIFVFPGQDIKTLYNGVFADAAKFNKDVPVLFMSNGTEEGLGGAALDKMLDNAGIKYTRYISPGTAHEWLTWRRSLNEFIPLLFK; encoded by the coding sequence ATGATAAAGAAACTAATAATTTTCCCGGCACTTCTGCTTTCGCTCGCGTGCCTAGCACAGAATCCTGTGATCCGTAATCAGTACACTGCTGATCCTACAGCCAGAGTGTTCAACGGAAAGGTATATCTCTACCCGTCCCATGACATCATCTCTCCGGTCGCTCCAGAGAGAAAGTGGTTCTGTATGGAAGATTACCATGTTTTCTCCTCCGAAGACCTAGTCAACTGGAGAGACCACGGCGTAATCCTCAGCCAGGAGAATGTCCCTTGGGGCAACCCGGCCGGATATTCGATGTGGGCGCCTGACTGCGTATATAAGGACGGGAAGTATTATTTCGCTTTCCCTAACGCCCCGAAGAACGGCCGCGGATTCGGAATCGGCATCGCTACTGCCGACAGCCCGGAAGGACCGTTCACCCCTGAACCTGAAGCAATCAAAGGCGTGTTCGGCATCGACCCTTGCATACTCGTCGACAAGGACGGCAGTGCCTATCTCTACTGGCAGGGCATGGGCATCTGCGTGGCAAAGATGACTGACGACCTCAAAGCTATCGAAGGCCGTCCGACCCGTCTCGACGCGGACTTCCCTGCAGGCCAGAAAGAAGGTCCGTTCGCCTTCGAGCGTAACGGCCACTATTATCTTACTTATCCATGGGTACGCGAGAAGAACGGCACTGAGACTCTCGCATACGCTATGTCCGACAACCCGATGGGCCCGTTCGAATACAAAGGTGTATTCATGGTCGAGTCTCCTACCGGCTGCTGGACCAACCACCATTCCTTTGTCGAATACAAAGGAGAGTGGTATCTTTTCTACCATCACAATGACTATTCTCCGAATTTCGACAAGAACCGTTCGGTAAGAATCGACAGAGTCACCTTCAACGAAGACGGAACCATCAATCCTGTCACCCCTACTCTCCGTGGCGTGGGCCTTGTAAAGGCCGAGTCCATGATCCAGGTTGACCGTTACAGCGATGCCTTCGAGGCCTCTGTCGAGTACCATGATACTACCAACTACTTCGCCGGCTGGTATCTTACCCTCGCGAAGGAAGGCTCATGGTCCACCTTCAACGATGTCGATTCCGGTTTCTATACACCTGCAGAAGCAGTCGTCAGAGCCCGTTCCGGGCAGGGCGGCGCTTTCCGCATCGTTGTCGACGGCAAGACTGTCGCCGAGGTTGAAGTTCCCGCCGGCTCCGCATGGAGCGAGGTCAAGGCCCCTGTTTCGGGAGATCTCTCCGGCGTAAGGAATCTCCGCTTCGAGCTCGTCAGAGGCGCTCTCGACATCGACTGGATCCGTTTTGCAAAGTTCTCCCGCGTCAACCCGCCTGAAGGCGTAAGCGCGGAAAACAATATCCCGGGCGCAATCTATCCATGCGTCGACAGCGAAGGCCGCGCTACTTTCACCCTCATGGCTCCAGATGCCAAAGAGGTGGCGGCCGATATCTGCGGAGTCGTCTATCCGATGACAAAGAACGCCGAAGGCCTCTGGAAAGTCACCACCGATCCTATCGTCGTCGGCCCGCATTACTACCGGCTCGTAGTTGACGGAGTAAGGATGAACGACCCTAATGTCTATACAGTCTATGGCTCCGGCTCCAGCTTCAGCCTTCTCGAAATCCCTGAGCCTGCAGAGGATGCCGCCTACTATAAGTTTAATCCTTCGGTCCCTCATGGCCAGGTGCGCGAGTGCCAGTACTGGTCGCCGTCCCACAACAGGATGCGCCGCTGCTATGTATATACTCCGGCCGGCTACGAGAAATCCAAGAAGCGCTATCCTTATTTCATACTTCAGCACGGAATGGCCGAGAACGAGACCGGCTGGCACGAGCAGGGCAAGATGGCCAATATCATGGACAATGCCATCGCTTCCGGCAAGGCCGTCCCGATGGTCGTCGTCATGGATAACGGCGACTGCGACTATGGCATGGGCGCAATCCCCGGCGAGGACATGATGAGCTTCGGCGCATCGTTCGAGACAGTCGTGCTCGATGAGCTTATCCCATACGTTGAGAATACATTCAGAGTATATACCGACCGCAAGCACAGGGCTATCGCCGGCCTCTCATGGGGCGGCCACCAGGCCTTCGAGATAGGTCTTGCCCATACGGACCTCTTCAGCGGAATCGGCGCCTTCAGCGGAGCTATCTTCGTATTCCCGGGACAGGACATCAAGACTCTCTACAACGGAGTCTTCGCGGATGCCGCCAAGTTCAACAAGGACGTCCCTGTCCTCTTCATGTCCAACGGCACGGAAGAAGGCCTCGGCGGTGCCGCCCTCGACAAGATGCTCGACAATGCCGGCATAAAATATACCCGTTATATCTCCCCGGGGACAGCCCACGAGTGGCTTACCTGGAGAAGAAGTCTCAACGAATTCATACCTCTACTATTCAAATAA
- a CDS encoding arabinan endo-1,5-alpha-L-arabinosidase has product MKNKIIFAGLASLMIIGLSGKADAQTGNRWIHDPSTIMEDGGKYFTFGTGGGGLISEDGGWTWNGGGVRPGGGAAPDAIKIGDRYLVVYGATGGGLGGGHKGTILTMWNKTLDPNSPDFKYSEPIVVASSEYDEDCDSIDPSVLLDPDGRLWLSYGTYFGFIRLVELDPKTGARVEGNEPINIAIDCEASALMYNDGWYYLLGTHGTCCDGVNSTYNIVVGRSRKVTGPYLDNLGRDMLKGGGKMVISSDSRHSGPGHFGRYIEEPGVEKMSFHYEADFDEGGLSVLAIAPLVWKNGWPVAGDVFREGTYEIESERRGYGLELVVDFVRMNTGRVRFWGPPSNEPLKPVEEQKLEEVIGGWPEGDIDVRIGDYLGRPHQKWTVEAVEGVGGYLGAPYYKITIAGTGRALAATADAEVKTVPEFTGAPEQLWRIEMLTDGTYRIMPKEVPGHSEQLVLVSVADSTPSLGKFDKDSDNCKWNFRNR; this is encoded by the coding sequence ATGAAAAACAAGATAATATTTGCGGGACTCGCATCCCTTATGATCATAGGACTCTCCGGCAAGGCTGACGCCCAGACCGGAAACAGATGGATCCATGACCCGTCAACCATCATGGAAGACGGCGGAAAGTATTTCACGTTCGGTACCGGTGGCGGCGGCCTCATCTCCGAGGATGGCGGCTGGACCTGGAACGGCGGCGGTGTAAGACCCGGCGGCGGTGCAGCTCCTGACGCAATCAAGATCGGCGACAGATACCTCGTCGTCTATGGCGCGACCGGCGGCGGTCTCGGCGGAGGCCACAAGGGAACCATCCTTACAATGTGGAACAAGACTCTCGACCCTAATTCCCCTGACTTTAAATATTCAGAACCTATAGTAGTCGCCTCCTCGGAATACGACGAAGACTGCGACTCCATCGACCCGTCCGTCCTGCTGGACCCTGACGGCAGGCTCTGGCTTTCGTATGGTACCTATTTCGGCTTCATCCGTCTCGTAGAGCTCGACCCGAAGACCGGAGCCAGAGTCGAGGGTAACGAGCCTATAAACATCGCTATCGACTGCGAGGCTTCTGCCCTGATGTACAACGACGGCTGGTACTATCTTCTCGGAACCCACGGGACATGCTGCGACGGCGTCAACTCGACCTACAACATCGTTGTCGGCCGTTCCCGCAAGGTTACCGGACCATATCTCGACAACCTGGGCCGCGACATGCTCAAAGGCGGCGGCAAGATGGTCATTTCGAGCGACAGCCGTCACTCCGGTCCCGGACACTTCGGACGTTACATCGAAGAGCCGGGCGTCGAGAAGATGTCTTTCCATTATGAAGCCGACTTCGACGAAGGCGGACTCAGCGTCCTCGCCATCGCTCCGCTCGTATGGAAAAACGGCTGGCCTGTCGCTGGCGACGTCTTCCGCGAGGGTACTTATGAGATCGAATCCGAGAGAAGGGGCTATGGTCTCGAGCTCGTCGTCGATTTCGTAAGAATGAACACCGGCCGCGTGAGATTCTGGGGCCCTCCTAGCAATGAGCCTCTCAAGCCGGTAGAAGAACAGAAACTCGAAGAAGTGATCGGCGGCTGGCCGGAGGGTGACATCGATGTCAGAATCGGTGACTATCTCGGACGTCCTCACCAGAAGTGGACTGTCGAAGCTGTAGAGGGCGTAGGCGGATACCTCGGCGCTCCTTACTATAAGATTACCATCGCCGGCACCGGCAGGGCTCTCGCAGCCACGGCCGACGCTGAGGTAAAGACAGTTCCCGAGTTTACGGGCGCTCCCGAACAGCTCTGGAGAATCGAGATGCTGACTGACGGGACATACAGGATCATGCCTAAGGAAGTGCCCGGCCACAGCGAGCAGCTCGTGCTCGTATCTGTTGCCGACAGTACTCCATCCCTGGGCAAATTCGATAAGGACAGTGACAATTGCAAGTGGAACTTCCGTAATCGTTAG
- a CDS encoding Acetyl esterase/lipase: MKKALIAAVALVLGASLSAQNFGGFQFEAPEMECSEKFTDVNYAGDSETYHNLDIYLPKEKKDSYPVVIHIYGSAWFSNNSKGMADLGTICNALLKAGYAVVTPNHRSSMDAKFPAQINDIKAVVRFVRAEAEKYHFDTSFIATSGFSSGGHLSTLAATSGDVAELEGEVGPYTGFSSRVDAACDWSGPIDLLNMDCAGKRENNGPTPEEVLIGAPVEGNEAKYQAICPITYIDPSDPPVTIFHGTADNVVPPCQSPELYDALVKAGVEADLTMVEGGGHGFNMYSEENLAKMTTFLDSVRNRK, from the coding sequence ATGAAAAAAGCTTTGATAGCCGCCGTGGCTCTGGTGCTGGGAGCAAGTCTCTCAGCCCAGAACTTCGGCGGTTTCCAGTTCGAGGCCCCCGAGATGGAGTGCTCCGAAAAATTCACCGACGTCAACTATGCCGGCGACAGCGAGACGTACCATAATCTCGACATCTATCTCCCGAAGGAAAAGAAAGATTCCTATCCTGTTGTCATCCATATCTACGGCAGTGCCTGGTTCAGCAACAACTCCAAGGGAATGGCTGATCTCGGGACCATCTGCAACGCCCTCCTCAAAGCCGGCTACGCAGTCGTCACTCCGAACCACCGTTCCAGCATGGACGCCAAGTTCCCTGCCCAGATCAACGATATCAAGGCCGTAGTCCGCTTCGTACGCGCAGAGGCTGAGAAATACCATTTCGACACCAGCTTCATCGCAACTTCCGGCTTCTCCTCCGGCGGCCATCTCTCGACTCTTGCGGCCACTTCCGGCGACGTCGCCGAGCTTGAAGGCGAGGTGGGCCCATATACCGGCTTCAGCAGCCGTGTCGATGCCGCCTGCGACTGGTCCGGCCCGATCGACCTGCTCAACATGGATTGCGCAGGCAAGAGGGAGAATAACGGTCCGACCCCGGAGGAAGTGCTTATAGGCGCTCCGGTGGAGGGTAACGAGGCCAAGTACCAGGCAATCTGTCCGATCACCTATATCGATCCTTCAGACCCGCCTGTGACCATCTTCCACGGCACCGCCGACAATGTAGTCCCTCCATGCCAGTCTCCGGAGCTTTATGACGCTCTCGTCAAGGCAGGAGTCGAGGCCGACCTTACGATGGTGGAAGGTGGCGGCCATGGTTTCAATATGTATTCAGAAGAGAATCTTGCGAAGATGACAACCTTCCTTGACAGCGTCAGGAACAGGAAATAA